Part of the Paenibacillus guangzhouensis genome is shown below.
GCCGAGCCTTATTGCAAGCGATGTCCGCACATTATGAACAGCACTTTGCCGCGAACAGCGGGGAAGGGATTCAGGTCACCTATGACGTGGGGTACGGCATCTACTGCCGAGAAGGATAAATCGCATAAGAAAGGCACCGCATGACTAGATTTGCTAGTGCATGCGATGCCTTTGCTAACAGTATTTACAAGTTCTTGGAGTCCCCGCAAAGTACCTGAATGTCTTCCAAGTCTAGAGGGATAGTTAAGCCTGCGGTTCGGTATGCGGCTTAACACCTGTCCCTCTGCGGCGCTTGATCAAGAGACCGACCAGGATGACTGCAGCGACGACCACGATCTCGAATCCATACTTAATGAACGGATTCGTGAAGAATGGCTTCATGAACGATTCGCCGACGATCATTTTCGAAGCTGTCCATCCAAGGACGGCCGAACCGATGGTGATGATGATCGGATATTTCTCCATGAATTTTAAGACGATAGTACTTCCCCAGACAACGATCGGTACCGAAATGGCAAGACCAAGAATAACGAGTAAGAAGCTGCTGTGGGCTGCGCCTGCGACAGCGAGAACGTTGTCGAGCCCCATGACCGCATCCGCGATAATGATCGTCCGAATGGCAGCCCATAGGCTCTGACCGGATTCGACGTTATGCTCTTTCTCCTCGACCATCAGCTTGACGGCGATC
Proteins encoded:
- a CDS encoding TerC family protein gives rise to the protein MDLFSMEFWSALLAIVMIDLVLAGDNAIVIGLAARNLPKDKQKKVIIWGTVGAIGIRAAATLVVVWLLKIPGLLLAGGLVLLWIAVKLMVEEKEHNVESGQSLWAAIRTIIIADAVMGLDNVLAVAGAAHSSFLLVILGLAISVPIVVWGSTIVLKFMEKYPIIITIGSAVLGWTASKMIVGESFMKPFFTNPFIKYGFEIVVVAAVILVGLLIKRRRGTGVKPHTEPQA